The DNA region TTGTGACGTGTGGCACGgtaagatttttattattttattcgtaACGGAAGTTGCCCATCACAAGGCTAAAAAGGCCACTCAAAGTGTTGGTTACAAAAGGAATATGTAAAAAGAAAGTGTAAAGAATTACATTAAAAGAAACCCATTCACATTGAGCTTGAACTTGGGATATTTTCCccgtttttctttttacattgaTGTGAAAACCAAGATGGCCTCACCACGTTTGATCTTCTTTGCCAGGTTCACTGTACACTCAGTGATGATTGTAGTTAAAATTCTTGTCATATTAAGGAACCAGCCTTTTCCTTTCAGCCTCGATTTTGTAGCATTGAATTGAATATGGGGGGAACCAATATGGCTGTACCATTGGTATAGATCAATAAAGCTGCCTCTtggttttgatgtttttgtctggtttttaacttgttttattattgCCTTTGGTGTATTTAAATGTTCAACCAATTCTTTGTTTGGCAGGATCGTAATGCCTATGTATGGACCCTGAATGGCAGTGAAGGCTGGAAACCAACCCTTGTCATTCTGCGTATCAATCGCGCTGCTACCTGTGTCAAGTGGTCTCCTTTAGGTAACAACAAAAAGAGAGCTGGCTATAACCCAGACATGTccacatttatttttacaacCGTAGTGCACTTTGTCTGTATGGCACACTCAATCTGGAGCTATTGAAAAGTAACCTCATGAACCTCTGAGAGTAAACATAATTTTCTTgtataaaaaaagcaaaaaggTTTCATGCAAACCATACAAAGTATTGAGAACTTTGTTGCAATTAAAAGCTGTGAAATGGGAGTTGCCCAAGACAAGGCTGACAAGGCAATGATAAACAATATGTTATCAACATTCTTATATtatattgaaaaacaaatattgaattttttaaagGCTTAAAAATTTTTGTAGAAACTTTTTAAACTATAGATAGATAGCCACACCTATCATCGCATTCTCAAAGATGACTTCACATCATacaacaaaaccacatgtaaaagaaaaaagtcAAAAAACAACGTTAGGATGTTGAGACCTTAAGTGTGTATTTAAATCTCTGAACGTAACTTTTTCAAATGTGAAATCACGTCAGTGTGTTGTATTATTTCATCTGACTCAAAGAGTTTGAACCGTGTTTTCTACGTTCAGAGAAAAGGTTGGTCTGCtttcataaaataattatttgttactcAACAGAGAACAAGTTTGCTGTTGGTAGCGGGGCCCGCTTGATCTCTGTCTGCTACTTTGAGCAGGAGAATGACTGGTAAGTTCTCAAACGGCTTTTGAGCCGTGTGTGGTACAGTTCtagaacaaaaataatcatagtggcttcttatagcgctcaaatctgtcacccagtgacgctcataGCACGTcagcattcagtatttttccttCAAGGTATGAGAGgtattcctttacatagcaccatgtaagggtttacaaggtgctgtggcgcaacatgcAGCTGATCAAACTAGGAACACGGGGTAATCCCCCTTctctttacacaacacacgggaccaaggGCTTTAAGTCCCATCCCAGGTACGCAGCAGTAATggtttaaagtgtcttgctttaaggacacaagtgtcacgaccataACTCAAatccatactctgctgatcagaatactagagtttgagtccagtgctcttatcctGTCGACAACAACACGCCTCAcagtatgtttttttattcctcTCAGTACATGCATTAATCATTATCCAATCTCATCacaggcatggaatttcatctttgacaaGGCtaggccactttcattttgaaaagggcacttccattggaaagtcttgaagtctatgggaaacttttgaaagggcactaAAGCCTAGATTGTGGGCAACgtaggccatggcctccgttgccttcgtgaagttcCAGGCCTGCATCACACTGGAGCCTCCTAGAACGAATCCTCCATCCACCCCACAAAAATATGCCTGTACTACACCCCTGAATGAATGACTGAATACAAGATCTATATGTCTTATTGATTGATTTAGGTGGGTAAGCAAGCACATCAAGAAACCTGTTCGCTCAACCGTGACAAGCCTTGACTGGCATCCCAACAACTACCTACTGGCTGCCGGCTCAGCTGACTTCAAATCGAGGTAAAATTCTCAAATTTACAAGATTTACAAATCAAGCGTAATGCTTTCCACACTTTAGTtggattttgattgattttgcaTTCTACAACTCAACCAATTTCGCTTGATGTCAAGATGTCTTCCCGCAATGTTGAAGAACTAGATATGAAAGGGCAAGCCAGtgatttctcagaatgttttcgTAATATCAGGATTACTTTATATAGATCTCCTTCTGCTTAAATGTtttttcaaagttcaaactGATCACCGAGAGATGAAAGACATAGCCATCTTGTGCCCAAACCTCTAGTTTTCCCATTTGTGATGATGTCAAGTAAACCAATTAACAAGCTTGCAGAAGCTAGCAAGAGTTGCTTGCCAATCTCCCACTAACCACCTCGatggctttaaaggtagtggacactattggtaattactcaatatctattggcataaaacattactcggtaacaagtaatggggagaggttgatagtgtaaaagattgtgagaaacggttccctctgaagtgttgagttttcaagaaagaagtaattttccatgaatttgatttcgagacctcagaagtaGATtatgaggtcccgaaatcaagcatctgaaagcacacaacttcctgtgacaagggtgttttttctttcatagttatctcgcaactttgacgaccaattgagttcaaattttcacaggtttgttactttatgcatatgttgggatacaccaagtgagaagacgtgtctttgacaataattaccaatagtgtccattgtcttttaatCAATGGAGGACTTCCCACCTGGAGCTCACTCAAGCTGGGCTGATAGGAAATGTACCAAGCAAACTTAGCACTGGTACAGACGTTGTAGAGTGACCCCCTCAGTGAGGAGATCAGGACAGTCAAGATGTCACCTGTGAATGTGGTATTAAACCACAATACATGGAACATTTGCTAAGATGCTCTCAACTGGAGCAAGCATGCACGGCTGAAGCACATTTGAATGatagtgttaaaggcactgaacacctctTGTAATGGTCTAAAACCAGtattacttggtgtatcccaaattttgcataaaataataaatctgtaaaaatttggactcatttggtcttcgaagttgcaagagagagaatagtgaaaagaaagaaaaaaaaccttgttacacaaatttgtgtgtctTCAAATGCCTAAAGGCATGAagtattatattatttgaatgGGAAATTCTGCCCAGGTAATAGTTTAtaggcaggacagttcttcCCAGATCTGAAAAGTCTCCTGAACACCCTaacaatctactccgcaatagtagaattaagcaagacatttcttttagaacaaactctacctggcaagtagatacacacatggtgttaccgcaaaccaaataaataatgagaaattacctccttctcaaaaactaagttacttcagagggagccatttctcaccatgttttgtaatatcaatagctctgcattgcttgttaccaagtaaggttttatgctaacagttttttggagtaattaccagtagtgtccagtgcctgtaagcaGCGTGTTCGTTTTTTTGCTGAACCATGCTTAGCTTGTTGGTGGACAGGATAAGAAGAAGACTAAAATATCACACCTTCCAAGTATTTAAGATTCATCACTAGACCAAGAAGAAAATGGTTTATTTCTTTTCATAATTTTTCATTTATCTACAAGAGTATAGCCGAGGTGTACAATTTTGGTCAGATGTctgaatatttttgttcaaactGTATAAGTATGAGTTTATTTCTTATACTGACAACCACTGTAATGTTGTCCCCCTGTTTCTATTCTCCAACCAGAGTGTTCTCAGCTTACATCAAGGAAATTGAGGGCAAGCCAGAGCCAAACTCCTGGGGAAAGAAGATGCCATTTGGTGCCTGCATGTATGAATTGAGTTCTGGAGGTAGGAATATCTCTCATATGGAATGAAGGGCTGGAATAAAAGTTGGATTGAAAACTTTTTATTGTTGACAAAACCCAAAAGACAATTTTTACCTGTTTTGCTAAACTGTAGTAACTTGGGTGTTAAGGACACCATAGGACACCATAAGAGACCaaactggttcttttcagagcaaacactcactcataagagatttacacatggttgtacccgcaagtttactatttatttttagtttcttgtatcttcttatttctccacaccatgcaaagcttcaaacaatacttacacCATAGGTGCTTTCACATAGATGCTGAAGAGGGAATCAAAATTATCATCTTAGgctgttaaaataacacaaatgtaattgttttgcaGAAGTTAGTGTTATTTTAAACACCCTTTGAGTCTTTTTTTGGTATGTTACAAAACCCATGGTGTCAAATTTAACAGTGTAAATATATTACGTGCCAAGACCCGAACTTGCACTCTGAACAATCAAAACATCAGAACATGAGTTCTTTGATCTTCTTAAACCATGATAAACCTCCAACAAGTATTGCTTGCGGTAAACCCGTGTAAATAACCTTTCTTGTGTTATGTGTtgtagttctaaaaagaactgagAGTGTAAGAACTCAACTCCACTGATTCTTTTTTACAAGATCTGATCTGATCTGAGTTTTCAAAACTTAAATTGATATTTTCTgaataatgtttatttttggtttttgtaacAAATCTATTCACTATTGCAATTTAAGCAATATATTGCTTAAATTGTTAATGTCCCTAttgtacaattattttgctCCTCTAATTAATTTTTATGGTAAATCTGCCGGCTTTAAATAAACCGGTAATAAATTATAATTCTTTGTTATCTAGGCTCTGGTGGTTGGGTGCACGATGTGAGTTTTGACAGCTCTGGAACCCGCCTTGCTTGGGTCGGCCATGACAGTACAGTCAGTGTTGTCAACTCTGCCAACGATAATAAAATTGGGCTGCTCAGGGCTAGCCAGCTACCTTTCCTGACTTGTGAGTGGGCGGGACCGAATAGCCTGGTCGTTGGTgtgagtatacatgtatatcagtgGTATGTTGTGTCTTATGAAGCTTGCACAGTTTGCCAGGCTAAGAAGTCCATATTTAATCTGAAGTTGATTCTGGACCAAGGTGAACATCGTATCTGGATGAATCTatagtattttatttaaaaaaagaattatcTGACGCAAACCATCTGTCAAAGTTGTTGCTGTCACAAGTCCAGGCATTGTATTCTTTCTATCTAAGGCCAAGTctgaattggcgacttcggctacagctacagctagggcgcgcgcgtctgctattctttaacactgacagacgcgctgatctagccgcagctgtagccaaagtcgcaaattcggacacggccttagtctgTTTTTCGATTTGTCTATTgccattgaaaaaaataacttaaacTGTGAATAACtagcctgaaatgtctattaaagccattggacattttcggtaaacagtattgtccaaggcccacacttcgtgtatcacaacttctctataaaataaccaacctgtgaaagtttaggctcaatcggtcatcggagtcgggagaaaataacgggaaaacccacccttgtttctgcacgtttcgccgtgtcataacattgtaacattttaatattttctcaaaaagtaaagcatttcatggaacaatatatttcaagagaagtctttcaccattaccttctgtaaaccctgcaagttatttgtaaatttatgaacttttaatttgttttctataccgaaagtgtccaatggcttttagaGCCTAAACCATGTGTACGTTTAGTTCAGTCCTTGTACTCAGTTAAAAATTCCTACTTTTTTACCAAGGACCAGATATTATGCATGCAAATCgagaaaaattaacaacaaatgtGTTCATAGGAAGGAGTTCTAACCCTTTTTGTTTTAAGGCCTAGATGTTGAATCCTACCTGATCTATTCATTAAAATCAATGAATGTAGAGGAAATGTGCTGTCAGACATAATACAATTAAACTTTGGTCATTGGTCCATGTGCAAAAAGTAGAAcacatcacattattttcaagATCTTACAAGGTGATGCCCCAGCATATTTAAGTGATCTTGTGTTATGCCCCAGGGTAAAATGGCTTACGGTCTACACTACAACAACTCCTTCAGGAGAAAATGGCAAATCCTTGATGAGGGAGAAAATCTTTTCAGAGTGCTGCACCGAGGcattggaactctcttcctgaaaCTGTGAAACTTTCAAGTTTAGTTGACATTTTCAAGGACAGTTCAAAATCTGCATAAAGAAGCATTTTGTTTACACTCTTTTACACTTATTGTTAGATGctacatttttgtgtgtgtgtgtgtgtagagCAGCGCCATTTTGGCAGAAACTGGCACTTTgaaagtttccattttgatttgtttattgtaaataatCGTTATTATACTCTCTTCCTACCTTGTAGGGTCATGACTGCGAGTTG from Asterias rubens chromosome 7, eAstRub1.3, whole genome shotgun sequence includes:
- the LOC117293072 gene encoding actin-related protein 2/3 complex subunit 1A-like; the protein is MATNEKFNFELGPITCHSWNKDRTQIAISPNSHEVHIFAKKGAAYEKLHTLSEHTQRVTSIDWAPNGNRIVTCGTDRNAYVWTLNGSEGWKPTLVILRINRAATCVKWSPLENKFAVGSGARLISVCYFEQENDWWVSKHIKKPVRSTVTSLDWHPNNYLLAAGSADFKSRVFSAYIKEIEGKPEPNSWGKKMPFGACMYELSSGGSGGWVHDVSFDSSGTRLAWVGHDSTVSVVNSANDNKIGLLRASQLPFLTCEWAGPNSLVVGGHDCELNLFNIDDASKITFVSKLGAVAKKESGNMSAMAKFRQLDKKATTEQDAARTTVHQNSITQITIHTGVKENITKLTSTGVDGQVVIWNYKTLESAVAGLRV